One genomic segment of Blattabacterium sp. (Blaberus giganteus) includes these proteins:
- the guaA gene encoding glutamine-hydrolyzing GMP synthase → MKKDFILILDFGSQYSHMIARRIRDIGVYTLLYHYNEISISHIISKKPKGVILSGGPFSVYEKNSPLISKKIFQLNIPIFGICYGMQLISFLFGGNIQKSKFKEYGKSYLIIDHSNNNLFHGIPNKSVVWMSHFDEVKNIPREFKVIGHTSYCDIAAFSHINKDIYAVQFHPEVKNTEYGKSMLKNFVFHICKCNSNWKLNNFVQKTIDNIKKRVNQKKVVLGFSGGVDSFVTAYIIHKAIGNSLNCIFVDTGLLLKTEKEKISFLCKKMHFPIKIINAKNHFLSKLIGITDPEKKRKIIGEEFIYIFQKESEKIKNVEFLAQGTIYSDIIESSVFSRTSISDSIKSHHNVGGIPKTLMKLKLIEPLKELFKDEVRKIGEKLGLPKEILYSHPFPGPGLGIRIIGEINEKKISILKEAENILLQELKNYNIYDSVNQAFILLLPVKSVGVKGDKRTYEYAAILRVINTEDFMTATFSHLPYDFLEKVSSRITNEVDGINRIAYDITSKPPSTIEWE, encoded by the coding sequence ATGAAAAAAGATTTTATACTCATATTAGATTTTGGATCTCAATATAGTCATATGATTGCTAGAAGAATTCGAGACATAGGAGTATATACTTTATTATATCATTATAATGAAATTTCTATATCTCATATAATTTCAAAAAAACCTAAAGGAGTGATTCTATCAGGAGGCCCTTTTTCTGTTTATGAAAAAAATTCTCCATTAATCTCAAAAAAAATTTTTCAACTAAATATTCCTATATTCGGGATTTGTTATGGAATGCAACTTATTTCTTTTCTTTTTGGAGGAAATATACAAAAATCGAAGTTCAAAGAATATGGAAAATCTTATTTGATCATTGATCATTCTAATAACAATTTATTTCATGGTATCCCCAATAAGTCTGTTGTTTGGATGAGTCATTTTGATGAAGTAAAAAATATTCCTAGAGAATTTAAAGTGATCGGACATACATCATATTGTGATATTGCCGCTTTTAGTCATATCAATAAAGACATTTATGCAGTTCAATTTCATCCAGAAGTCAAAAATACAGAATATGGAAAATCTATGCTGAAAAATTTTGTTTTTCATATTTGCAAATGTAACTCAAATTGGAAACTAAATAATTTTGTACAAAAAACGATAGATAATATTAAAAAACGTGTAAATCAAAAAAAAGTGGTGCTAGGTTTTTCCGGAGGAGTTGATTCTTTTGTTACAGCTTACATTATTCATAAAGCTATTGGAAATTCTTTAAATTGTATTTTCGTAGATACAGGATTGCTGCTAAAAACCGAAAAAGAAAAAATATCTTTTTTATGTAAAAAAATGCATTTTCCTATAAAAATAATAAATGCTAAAAATCATTTTTTATCTAAGTTAATTGGCATTACAGATCCTGAAAAAAAAAGAAAAATTATAGGGGAAGAATTTATCTATATTTTTCAAAAGGAATCAGAAAAAATTAAAAATGTTGAATTTTTAGCACAAGGAACTATTTATTCAGATATTATTGAATCTTCTGTTTTTTCAAGAACTTCAATAAGTGATTCCATAAAATCTCATCATAACGTAGGAGGAATTCCGAAAACATTAATGAAATTAAAACTCATTGAACCATTAAAAGAATTATTTAAAGATGAAGTCAGGAAAATAGGAGAAAAATTAGGACTTCCAAAAGAAATTTTATATAGTCATCCATTTCCTGGTCCCGGTTTAGGGATTCGTATTATTGGAGAAATAAATGAAAAAAAAATTTCTATTTTAAAAGAAGCAGAAAATATTCTTTTGCAGGAATTGAAAAATTATAATATTTATGATTCTGTAAATCAAGCTTTTATTCTTTTGCTTCCCGTAAAATCTGTAGGAGTTAAAGGAGATAAACGAACATATGAGTATGCAGCTATATTACGTGTAATAAATACTGAAGATTTCATGACTGCGACTTTCTCACATTTGCCTTACGATTTTTTAGAAAAAGTTTCAAGTAGAATTACTAATGAAGTTGATGGAATTAATAGAATAGCATATGATATAACCTCTAAACCTCCATCTACTATTGAATGGGAATAA
- the accD gene encoding acetyl-CoA carboxylase, carboxyltransferase subunit beta, with protein MSWFLRKKKNILTSIDERKDLPKGIWYRTPSGKIIDTEELKKNAYVSPEDGYHVRIHSQEYFEILFDHGEFIEMNIKMMSKDPMKWEDYKKYTDRIQEAQKKTNLYDAIRTGVGKIKTINVVISCMDFSFIGGSMGSVVGEKISRAIKHCIDKKYPYILISKSGGARIMESSFSLMQMAKTVARLTQLRDARIPYISVLTDPTTGGVTASYSLLGDINIAEPGALIGFAGPRVIREIIGKDIPKGFQTAEFLMDHGFIDLISPRTELKKNIYNLISMMI; from the coding sequence ATGTCTTGGTTTTTAAGAAAAAAAAAGAATATATTAACATCTATAGATGAAAGAAAGGATTTACCAAAAGGTATTTGGTACAGAACTCCTAGCGGAAAAATTATAGATACGGAAGAATTAAAAAAAAACGCTTATGTTAGTCCAGAAGATGGATATCATGTAAGAATTCATAGTCAAGAATATTTTGAAATTCTTTTTGATCATGGTGAATTTATAGAAATGAATATAAAAATGATGAGCAAAGATCCTATGAAATGGGAAGATTATAAAAAGTACACAGATAGAATTCAAGAAGCACAAAAAAAAACAAATTTATATGATGCAATTAGAACAGGAGTTGGAAAAATTAAAACTATAAATGTAGTGATATCTTGTATGGATTTCTCATTTATAGGAGGATCCATGGGATCCGTTGTTGGAGAAAAGATATCTAGAGCTATAAAACATTGTATAGATAAAAAATATCCATATATATTAATTTCTAAATCTGGAGGAGCAAGAATAATGGAATCCTCTTTTTCATTAATGCAAATGGCTAAAACTGTGGCTAGATTAACCCAATTACGTGATGCTAGAATCCCTTATATTTCTGTTTTAACGGATCCAACTACAGGAGGTGTTACAGCTTCTTATTCTTTACTTGGAGATATAAATATAGCTGAACCAGGAGCTCTTATTGGATTTGCTGGCCCTAGAGTGATTAGAGAAATAATAGGAAAAGATATTCCAAAAGGATTTCAAACAGCAGAGTTTTTAATGGATCATGGATTTATAGATTTAATTTCACCTAGAACCGAATTAAAAAAAAATATATATAATTTAATTTCTATGATGATATAA
- the fbaA gene encoding class II fructose-bisphosphate aldolase has product MSKKFPFGVATGNILKEIFEYAKENVFSIPAVNVIGSNTMNAVMETAAEVNSPVIIQLSNGGAIFNAGKGLNNKKQKAAIQGAIACAMHVHELASYYKTTVILHTDHCSKPFLPWIDGLIEANEKYYKRFGKTLFSSHMLDLSQESLKDNINICEQYFDRMNQSKMTIEIELGVTGGEEDGIDNSNIENNKLYTQPEEVAYAYEKLMKISDNFIIAASFGNVHGVYRPGNVMLRPEILKNTQEYIQKKFHTHNTKPVSLVFHGGSGSTENEIQKAISYGVVKMNIDTDLQYAFTCGIRDYMNQNREYLKKQIGNPKGEYIPNKKYYDPRVWLREGEKSFKILLKKYFEFMNNINTL; this is encoded by the coding sequence ATGTCTAAAAAATTTCCTTTTGGGGTCGCTACTGGTAATATTCTTAAAGAAATATTTGAATATGCTAAGGAAAACGTCTTTTCCATACCTGCTGTAAATGTGATTGGATCTAATACAATGAATGCTGTTATGGAGACTGCGGCAGAAGTAAATTCTCCTGTTATTATTCAATTGTCTAATGGTGGCGCTATTTTCAATGCTGGAAAAGGATTAAACAATAAAAAACAAAAAGCAGCAATTCAAGGTGCAATAGCTTGTGCTATGCATGTTCATGAATTGGCCTCATACTATAAAACAACGGTTATTCTTCATACAGATCATTGTTCTAAACCTTTTCTTCCATGGATCGATGGATTAATCGAAGCCAATGAAAAATATTATAAACGTTTTGGAAAAACGTTGTTTAGTTCACATATGTTAGATCTATCTCAAGAATCTTTAAAAGATAATATTAACATTTGTGAGCAATATTTTGATAGAATGAATCAAAGTAAAATGACTATTGAAATAGAACTTGGTGTAACAGGAGGAGAAGAGGATGGAATAGATAATTCCAATATAGAAAACAATAAACTTTATACACAACCAGAAGAGGTTGCTTATGCCTATGAAAAACTCATGAAAATCAGTGATAATTTTATTATAGCAGCTTCTTTTGGAAACGTACATGGAGTTTATAGACCTGGAAATGTTATGCTTCGTCCTGAAATTTTGAAAAACACACAAGAATATATACAAAAAAAATTTCATACTCATAATACTAAACCTGTTTCTTTAGTATTTCATGGAGGATCAGGATCTACAGAAAATGAAATACAAAAAGCTATTAGTTATGGAGTTGTAAAAATGAATATAGACACTGATTTACAATATGCTTTTACTTGTGGTATCCGAGATTACATGAATCAAAATAGGGAATATTTAAAAAAACAAATAGGAAATCCAAAAGGAGAATATATTCCTAATAAAAAATATTATGATCCTAGAGTGTGGCTCAGAGAAGGAGAAAAATCTTTTAAAATTCTTTTAAAAAAATATTTTGAATTCATGAATAATATTAATACTTTATAA
- a CDS encoding exodeoxyribonuclease V subunit beta → MLVTPSTLKIYNASAGSGKTTFLVINYLYVLLKSSYPDEFKRILALTFTRKASEEMKNRILQCIKEFSNKKVKKEYRFLFDYITKNLSLTKDQLYQRSKKILFAILHDFYFFSRNISTIDKFTYHIIRSFFSEREINLEMDTDRFLLKIVENILYRLKNSEKWSNILIQSSLEKLKKGKNWDLKKELLKIAHIMVEENNFFYIEKIKNYSLEDFMRLKNILIKRTKIFEKKCKKKGENFFQLLEKISIQKHSFIHLDLPRCFQKLINGNIFSNPFNERLEKYIQKGIFYSNFFSDKNQKILIEKNKEKILFLYKKTKSIYKKNISNYLLDKLFLKNINILSVIHEIEKEFHYIKKEKKIILNTELNKILYERIVQETYPKIYEKIGMQYKHYFIDEFQDISFLQWQNIRMLIENALSENGSAMIVGDPKQSIYRWRGGDAKQFIKLIYFKSKNYKKQIQTIEKNFRSYEEIVKFNNLLYQSISKTFNSTIYQDIYKNYKQKIDKKKYGGYVEINFIHDYFNQNYKEHIYSSIKNKIEKLLKQKYALSDIAILVRNNEEGHFLSEKLVEDGIHVNTSISLLIKNHLEIQIIINFLNIIAYPHCYQKRVILIFLLLKKRFFRTQTKINDHDFIIKILFLPLDLFLKKIILKNSLTLNKLYNKSIYNISEDVIEVFGLLNKQNSTYIYSFLDFVYRSMKRVGNSIIDFLDDWELKKEKESIVISDHINAIRIMTIHKSKGLQFPVVLIPFTDWNIYSKNKEETWIDVNPHLYNGLNTIYLEIETYLKHMKYDNNIRNFYEYHLSDIKFDNINLLYVATTRSIEQLILFSKLGNDQSVSFYIKNFLCEKKMWNKKKCKYLFGIEKKSS, encoded by the coding sequence ATGCTAGTTACACCATCTACGTTAAAAATATACAATGCTTCAGCGGGTTCTGGAAAAACTACTTTTTTAGTTATCAATTATCTTTATGTTTTATTAAAAAGTTCTTATCCTGATGAATTTAAAAGAATTTTGGCTTTAACTTTTACTAGAAAAGCTTCCGAAGAAATGAAAAATCGCATTTTACAGTGCATAAAAGAATTTTCAAATAAAAAAGTTAAAAAAGAATATCGTTTTTTGTTTGATTATATTACAAAAAACTTAAGTTTAACAAAGGATCAACTGTATCAACGTTCTAAAAAAATATTGTTTGCCATATTGCATGATTTCTATTTTTTTTCTAGAAATATAAGTACAATAGATAAATTTACTTATCATATTATAAGATCTTTTTTTTCAGAAAGAGAAATAAATTTAGAAATGGATACAGATAGATTTCTATTGAAAATTGTAGAAAATATATTATACAGATTAAAAAATTCTGAAAAATGGTCAAATATTTTGATTCAATCTTCTTTAGAAAAATTAAAAAAAGGAAAAAATTGGGACTTAAAAAAAGAGCTATTAAAAATAGCTCATATAATGGTTGAAGAAAATAATTTTTTCTATATAGAAAAAATTAAAAATTATTCTTTAGAAGATTTTATGCGTTTAAAAAATATTTTGATCAAAAGAACTAAAATTTTTGAAAAAAAATGTAAAAAAAAAGGAGAAAATTTTTTTCAACTTTTAGAAAAAATTTCTATTCAAAAACATTCGTTCATTCATTTAGATTTACCAAGATGTTTCCAAAAATTGATAAATGGAAATATATTTTCTAATCCTTTTAATGAACGTCTTGAAAAATATATTCAAAAAGGAATATTTTATTCTAATTTTTTTTCTGATAAAAATCAAAAAATACTAATAGAAAAAAATAAAGAAAAAATACTTTTTTTATATAAAAAAACAAAATCTATATATAAAAAAAATATATCAAATTATCTTTTGGATAAACTTTTCTTAAAAAACATAAACATACTATCAGTAATACATGAAATTGAAAAAGAGTTTCATTATATAAAAAAAGAAAAAAAAATTATTTTAAATACAGAGTTAAATAAAATTCTTTATGAAAGAATTGTTCAAGAAACATATCCAAAAATATATGAAAAAATAGGGATGCAATATAAACATTATTTCATAGATGAATTTCAAGATATTTCATTTTTACAATGGCAAAACATTAGAATGTTAATTGAAAATGCTCTATCTGAAAATGGATCTGCTATGATAGTAGGAGATCCAAAACAATCTATATACAGATGGAGAGGCGGTGATGCTAAACAATTTATAAAATTAATTTACTTTAAATCAAAAAATTACAAAAAACAAATACAAACCATAGAAAAAAATTTTCGTAGTTATGAAGAAATTGTAAAATTTAATAATTTACTTTATCAATCTATATCTAAAACATTCAATTCTACTATTTATCAAGATATATATAAAAATTACAAACAAAAAATAGATAAAAAGAAATATGGAGGATATGTAGAAATCAATTTTATTCATGATTATTTTAATCAAAATTACAAAGAACATATTTATTCAAGTATAAAAAATAAAATAGAAAAATTATTAAAACAAAAATATGCATTATCAGATATTGCAATTTTAGTCAGAAATAATGAAGAGGGTCATTTTTTATCTGAAAAACTAGTAGAAGATGGGATTCATGTAAATACTTCTATTTCTTTATTAATAAAAAATCATTTGGAAATACAAATCATAATAAATTTTTTGAATATTATTGCTTATCCACATTGTTATCAAAAAAGAGTTATTTTAATTTTTTTACTGTTAAAAAAAAGATTTTTTCGTACTCAAACAAAAATAAATGATCATGATTTCATTATAAAAATACTTTTTTTACCTTTAGATTTATTCTTAAAAAAAATTATATTGAAAAATTCATTAACATTAAACAAATTATATAATAAATCTATATACAATATATCAGAAGATGTTATTGAAGTTTTTGGTTTATTGAATAAACAAAATTCTACATATATCTATTCTTTTTTAGATTTTGTTTATAGATCTATGAAAAGGGTAGGAAATTCCATTATAGATTTTTTAGATGATTGGGAATTAAAAAAAGAAAAAGAAAGCATTGTGATTTCTGATCACATCAATGCTATTCGTATTATGACTATTCATAAATCTAAAGGATTGCAATTTCCTGTGGTACTCATTCCTTTCACCGATTGGAATATTTATTCCAAAAATAAAGAAGAAACCTGGATAGATGTCAATCCTCATTTATATAATGGATTAAATACTATTTATTTAGAAATAGAAACCTATTTAAAACATATGAAATATGATAATAATATTCGTAATTTTTATGAATATCATCTATCAGATATTAAATTTGATAACATTAATTTGTTATATGTAGCAACGACCCGTTCTATTGAACAACTCATTTTATTTTCTAAACTTGGAAATGATCAATCTGTGTCATTTTACATTAAAAATTTTTTATGTGAAAAAAAAATGTGGAATAAAAAAAAATGTAAGTATTTATTCGGCATAGAAAAAAAAAGTTCTTAA
- the lipA gene encoding lipoyl synthase — MNVIRKKPKWIKVKLPISKNYHELQKLVSMHKLHTICQSGNCPNMGECWEKGVATFMILGNICTRSCRFCGVKTGRPNQIDWTEPEKVAKSIKILKIKHAVLTSVNRDDLHDMGSSIWIKTIQKIRYFNPNITIEALIPDFKGEKKIIDKIIDVHPEVISHNVETVSRLTKKIRIQAKYGRSLEVLQYIKEKNQNIRTKTGIMLGLGETKEEIIETMKDIKSSQVDILTMGQYLQPSLKHYPVRFFVFPEQFEELKIIGLKMGFKYVESGPLVRSSYHAEKHVK, encoded by the coding sequence ATGAACGTAATTCGAAAAAAACCAAAGTGGATAAAAGTAAAATTACCAATAAGTAAAAATTATCATGAATTGCAGAAATTAGTTTCTATGCATAAACTGCATACAATTTGTCAAAGTGGAAATTGTCCCAATATGGGAGAATGTTGGGAAAAAGGAGTAGCTACTTTTATGATATTGGGAAATATTTGTACAAGATCTTGTAGATTTTGTGGAGTAAAAACAGGACGTCCTAATCAAATAGACTGGACAGAACCAGAAAAAGTGGCAAAATCTATAAAAATACTAAAAATAAAACATGCTGTATTGACTTCTGTAAATCGAGATGATTTACATGATATGGGTTCTTCTATATGGATTAAAACCATACAAAAAATACGATATTTTAATCCAAACATTACAATAGAAGCTTTAATTCCAGATTTTAAAGGAGAAAAAAAAATAATAGATAAAATAATTGATGTTCATCCAGAAGTGATTTCTCATAATGTAGAAACGGTTTCTAGATTAACAAAAAAAATTCGTATTCAAGCTAAATATGGTCGTAGTCTCGAAGTATTACAATATATAAAAGAAAAAAATCAAAATATACGTACAAAAACAGGAATCATGTTAGGATTAGGAGAAACAAAAGAAGAAATAATAGAAACAATGAAAGATATCAAAAGTTCTCAAGTAGATATTCTGACAATGGGACAATATTTACAACCTTCCTTAAAACATTACCCTGTTCGTTTTTTTGTTTTTCCAGAGCAATTCGAAGAATTGAAAATAATTGGATTAAAAATGGGATTTAAATATGTAGAAAGTGGACCATTAGTTAGATCTTCTTATCATGCTGAAAAACATGTAAAGTAA
- a CDS encoding Nif3-like dinuclear metal center hexameric protein, whose product MEVFVRDIANRLENIAPIEYADSYDNVGLIVGSFHKKVKNVLVTLDLTEEVFYESINKKCDLIISFHPIIFQPIKNITGKTFSERVIIQALKNDISIYVIHTNLDVIWEGTSSYISKLLKIKREKVLFPKKETIKKLITYVPIDYADKVRNALFEAGAGNISNYSHCSYNFDGFGSYMGNKETNPFIGRKEIFHMEKETCISVLFPDYKLNIIKKALFKNHPYEEVAYEIYNLENINPYIGIGFVGNIFEKMNEYNFLLFIKKKMNVPCIRHSNFTERKIKKVAMITGSGRFGIECAIKEEADVFISSDLKYHDFFKYEKKILIVDVGHYESEKFTKNLLKSFLNKNFTSIYVYESEIHTNPVKYFY is encoded by the coding sequence ATGGAAGTGTTTGTTAGGGATATAGCTAATAGATTAGAAAATATTGCTCCTATAGAATATGCAGATTCTTATGATAACGTTGGATTAATAGTAGGGTCATTTCATAAAAAAGTAAAGAATGTATTAGTAACTTTAGATCTCACTGAAGAGGTATTTTATGAATCTATCAATAAAAAATGCGATTTGATAATTTCTTTTCATCCTATCATTTTTCAACCTATTAAGAATATAACTGGAAAAACATTTTCAGAAAGAGTTATAATTCAAGCATTAAAAAATGATATATCTATTTATGTGATTCACACAAATTTAGATGTCATATGGGAAGGAACATCATCTTATATATCCAAATTATTAAAAATTAAAAGAGAGAAAGTTCTTTTTCCAAAAAAAGAAACCATAAAAAAATTAATCACATATGTTCCAATAGATTATGCTGATAAAGTTAGAAATGCTTTATTTGAAGCAGGAGCTGGAAATATTTCTAATTACAGTCATTGTAGTTATAATTTTGATGGATTTGGAAGTTATATGGGAAACAAAGAAACAAACCCTTTTATTGGAAGAAAAGAAATTTTTCATATGGAAAAAGAAACCTGCATTAGTGTACTATTTCCTGATTATAAATTAAATATAATAAAAAAGGCTCTATTTAAAAATCATCCTTATGAAGAAGTAGCTTACGAAATTTATAATCTTGAAAATATAAATCCTTATATAGGAATAGGTTTTGTAGGAAATATTTTTGAAAAAATGAATGAATATAATTTTCTTCTTTTTATCAAAAAAAAAATGAATGTTCCTTGTATTCGTCATTCTAATTTTACAGAAAGAAAAATTAAAAAAGTAGCTATGATTACAGGGTCAGGACGTTTTGGAATAGAATGTGCAATCAAAGAAGAAGCTGATGTTTTTATATCTTCTGATTTAAAATATCATGATTTTTTTAAATATGAAAAAAAAATATTAATAGTGGATGTCGGACATTATGAATCTGAAAAATTTACTAAAAATTTACTGAAATCTTTTTTAAATAAAAATTTTACTTCTATTTATGTTTATGAATCAGAAATTCATACTAATCCAGTTAAATATTTTTATTAA
- a CDS encoding zinc ribbon domain-containing protein, with product MVHKIQEAVTVVDKLRVLYHLQLIDSRIDEIRKFRSNIPMEIKSLEEELDQMKKKLENIYEYIFSIKENINKHNKNIKSSDILIKKYEKQKDHIKNHKELYSLDKEIDYQRLEIQLAKKRINELSVKISKKEEIFKKKEYILKNKEEHLFHKKKELNHIQSENDKEEKILLEQSLSFSKKVDNNLLKTYQRIRNGVKNGVAVAPVQRGAPLGSYLAITPQKYSELIQRNKLLIDEHSGRILIDAELAEEEKKKSFVFCYNKKL from the coding sequence ATGGTCCATAAAATACAAGAAGCCGTCACTGTAGTAGATAAATTAAGAGTATTATACCATCTTCAATTAATAGATTCTCGTATAGATGAAATACGAAAGTTTCGTAGTAATATTCCTATGGAAATAAAAAGTTTAGAAGAAGAATTAGATCAAATGAAAAAAAAATTAGAAAATATTTATGAATATATTTTTTCTATAAAAGAAAATATAAATAAACATAACAAGAATATTAAATCTTCAGATATTTTAATCAAAAAATATGAAAAACAAAAAGATCATATAAAAAATCATAAAGAATTGTATTCTCTAGATAAAGAAATTGATTATCAAAGATTAGAAATACAATTAGCTAAAAAAAGAATTAATGAGTTAAGTGTTAAAATTTCTAAGAAAGAAGAAATTTTTAAAAAAAAAGAATATATTTTAAAAAATAAAGAGGAACACCTTTTTCACAAAAAAAAAGAATTGAATCATATTCAATCAGAAAACGATAAAGAAGAAAAAATTTTACTAGAGCAATCTTTATCTTTTTCTAAAAAAGTGGATAATAATTTACTGAAAACTTATCAAAGGATCAGAAATGGAGTCAAAAATGGAGTAGCTGTTGCTCCAGTTCAAAGAGGAGCTCCATTGGGTTCTTATCTAGCAATAACTCCTCAAAAATATTCTGAACTCATACAACGTAACAAGCTTTTAATAGATGAACATAGTGGAAGAATATTAATAGATGCGGAATTAGCTGAGGAAGAAAAGAAAAAATCTTTTGTTTTTTGTTATAATAAAAAATTATAG
- a CDS encoding thioredoxin family protein, translating into MVQTYSSSKIKIQIKDFELLEVSSGKKKFLKDFFSNQATVIMFICNHCPYVKHINTELIRLANDFMPKNISFLAINSNDEKKYPEDSPKNMKKIYNKLGYPFPYFFDETQEVAKYYCAKCTPEFFIFYGNGNLCYHGQLDDSRPGNDIPVTGVDVRNVLQNILKGKKVDPTLKLSYGCNIKWKT; encoded by the coding sequence ATGGTACAAACTTATTCTTCTAGTAAAATTAAAATTCAAATTAAAGATTTTGAATTGTTAGAAGTTTCTTCAGGAAAGAAGAAATTTTTAAAAGATTTTTTTTCAAATCAAGCAACTGTAATTATGTTTATTTGTAATCATTGTCCATATGTTAAACATATCAATACAGAATTAATTCGTTTAGCTAATGATTTCATGCCAAAAAATATTTCATTTTTAGCGATTAATTCTAATGACGAGAAAAAATATCCGGAAGATTCTCCTAAAAATATGAAAAAAATATATAATAAATTAGGTTATCCTTTTCCTTATTTTTTTGATGAAACACAGGAAGTTGCTAAATATTATTGTGCAAAATGTACTCCTGAATTTTTTATATTTTACGGAAATGGAAATTTATGTTATCATGGGCAATTAGATGATTCTAGACCTGGAAATGACATTCCTGTAACAGGGGTTGATGTGAGAAATGTATTACAAAACATTTTAAAAGGAAAAAAAGTAGATCCAACACTAAAATTAAGTTATGGATGTAACATCAAATGGAAAACATAA
- a CDS encoding bifunctional oligoribonuclease/PAP phosphatase NrnA, translated as MLFSNITNINGTNKKKIVLLPHNNPDGDALGSSLALLFYFRKLKHNVDLISPTEYSESFQWLPGSENILVFSEKTQSLIKKKIVNSDYVFFIDFNNLSRINNPYIIDFLLYSKAKKILIDHHPFPFFFDFMFSDPTVAATSILVFRFISNMNNLDKIDKEIATCLYVGLMTDTGFFRFPSVTSETHFIAGKLIDKGIDINFIYDHLQEKYNENRLKLLSKALKKLKIIKKYRTAYTSIKASDVNFYSYKQGDTEGIITYGLSIKNIVFSVFFFEEKEKYPIKISFRSKGNFDVNMFARKHFGGGGHSNAAGGISEKSLSESIEYFLNIIPYYYKNLMFSI; from the coding sequence ATGTTGTTTTCTAACATTACTAACATTAATGGAACAAATAAAAAAAAAATTGTATTATTGCCTCATAATAATCCGGATGGAGATGCTTTGGGATCTTCTTTAGCTCTTTTATTTTATTTTAGAAAATTAAAACATAATGTGGATTTAATATCTCCAACAGAATATTCTGAATCTTTTCAATGGCTTCCTGGAAGCGAGAATATTCTTGTTTTTTCTGAAAAAACGCAATCTTTAATAAAAAAAAAAATTGTAAACTCCGATTATGTTTTTTTTATAGATTTCAATAATCTATCAAGGATTAATAATCCTTATATAATAGATTTTTTGTTATATTCAAAAGCAAAAAAAATATTGATAGATCATCATCCTTTTCCATTTTTTTTTGATTTTATGTTTTCAGATCCTACAGTGGCAGCTACCAGTATTTTGGTCTTTAGATTTATATCTAATATGAATAATTTAGATAAAATAGACAAAGAAATAGCTACATGTTTGTATGTAGGATTGATGACTGATACAGGGTTTTTTCGTTTTCCTTCTGTCACTTCAGAAACTCATTTTATTGCTGGAAAATTAATAGATAAAGGAATTGATATAAATTTTATTTATGATCATTTACAAGAAAAATACAATGAAAATAGATTAAAATTGTTGTCTAAAGCCTTAAAAAAATTAAAGATCATTAAAAAATATCGTACAGCTTATACAAGCATAAAAGCTTCGGATGTCAATTTTTATTCATATAAGCAAGGAGATACAGAAGGAATTATTACTTATGGATTAAGTATTAAAAATATCGTTTTTTCTGTTTTCTTTTTTGAAGAAAAAGAAAAATATCCCATCAAAATTTCCTTTCGTTCTAAAGGAAATTTTGATGTAAACATGTTTGCTAGAAAGCATTTTGGAGGAGGAGGACATAGTAATGCTGCAGGAGGAATATCAGAAAAAAGTTTATCAGAATCTATAGAATATTTTTTAAACATTATTCCCTATTATTATAAAAATCTTATGTTTTCCATTTGA